A single Eubalaena glacialis isolate mEubGla1 chromosome 18, mEubGla1.1.hap2.+ XY, whole genome shotgun sequence DNA region contains:
- the LOC133077644 gene encoding ATP-binding cassette sub-family C member 12-like has protein sequence MRYRDNTPLVLNGLNLNTQSGQTVGIVGRTGFGKSSLGMALFRLVEAASGTTLTDGMHICTVGWEDLRTKLTVIPQGPVLFVGTVRYNLDPFGSHSDEMLWQVLERTFMRDTIMKLLEKLQAEVTENGENFSVGERQLLCMARALLCNSKIILLDEATASMDSKTNTLVQSTIKDAFKDCTVLTIAHCLNTVLNCDRVLVMENGNVVKFDKPEVLAEKLSEVFKPTSTGLWSSCSRLSAVFTLMDGCPVTPPCGKQTRQSVLLVEIHASCVMEEDALFSTNPAPARQSVYDFRKVFPGGQEGAEATKIPVAHSDALKYESSPATCFCPCSPGLVLSRREYQS, from the exons ATGAGATACAGAGACAACACTCCCCTTGTTCTCAACGGGCTGAACTTGAACACCCAGAGCGGGCAGACAGTTGGAATTGTTGGAAGAACAGGTTTTG GCAAGTCGTCCTTAGGAATGGCCTTGTTTCGTCTGGTGGAGGCCGCCAGTGGCACAACCCTCACTGATGGCATGCATATCTGCACTGTTGGTTGGGAAGACCTCAGAACCAAGCTGACTGTCATCCCCCAGGGTCCTGTCCTGTTTGTAGGTACAGTAAG GTACAACTTGGATCCCTTTGGGAGTCACAGCGATGAGATGCTCTGGCAGGTTCTGGAGAGGACATTCATGAGAGACACT ATAATGAAACTCCTGGAAAAATTACAGGCAGAAGTcacagaaaatggagaaaacttCTCAGTAGGGGAACGTCAGCTGCTTTGTATGGCCCGAGCGCTTCTCTGTAATTCAAAA ATCATTCTCCTTGATGAAGCCACTGCCTCCATGGACTCTAAGACCAACACCCTTGTTCAGAGCACCATCAAAGATGCCTTCAAAGACTGCACTGTGTTGACCATTGCCCACTGCCTCAACACGGTCCTCAACTGTGACCGCGTCCTGGTCATGGAAAACGGGAAT GTGGTCAAGTTTGATAAGCCTGAAGTCCTTGCTGAGAAGCTATCTGAGGTCTTCAAACCCACATCCACTGGGCTCTGGAGCAGCTGCTCCAGGCTGAGTGCAGTCTTCACTTTGATGGATGGATGTCCAGTGACTCCCCCATGTGGCAAGCAGACCAGGCAGTCTGTGCTGCTCGTGGAAATCCATGCCAGCTGTGTGATGGAGGAGGATGCTTTGTTTTCTACCAACCCAGCACCAGCCAGACAATCAGTCTATGATTTCAGGAAGGTGtttccaggagggcaggagggcgCCGAGGCTACAAAGATCCCTGTGGCTCATTCCGATGCACTAAAATATGAATCATCTCCTGCTACTTGTTTCTGCCCATGCTCCCCTGGGCTTGTACTGTCCAGAAGAGAATACCAATCCTGA